A window of Plectropomus leopardus isolate mb unplaced genomic scaffold, YSFRI_Pleo_2.0 unplaced_scaffold25595, whole genome shotgun sequence contains these coding sequences:
- the LOC121966699 gene encoding guanosine-3',5'-bis(diphosphate) 3'-pyrophosphohydrolase MESH1-like, whose translation VARILSHEGGVTEIEVLQAALLHDTVEDTDTSPAELEAKFGPVVARIVQEVTDDKSLPKQERKRLQVEHAPHCSHQAKLVKLADKLYNLRDLNRCTPAGWTAERVHEYFVWASEVVRGLKGTNSALEEKLEELFRQRGVQL comes from the exons GAGTAGCGAGAATCCTCAGCCATGAAGGAGGCGTCACAGAAATCGAGGTTTTGCAA GCTGCTCTGCTTCATGACACAGTGGAGGACACGGACACCTCTCCTGCAGAACTTGAAGCCAAGTTTGGACCGGTCGTGGCTCGCATCGTTCAGGAGGTGACGGATGATAAGAGTCTGCCCAAACAGGAGAGGAAGCGTCTGCAGGTGGAACATGCGCCTCACTGCAGCCACCAAGCCAAACTGGTCAAACTGGCTGATAAACTATACAACCTGCGGGATCTGAACCGCTGCACCCCTGCTG gTTGGACAGCCGAGCGGGTGCATGAGTATTTTGTGTGGGCCTCTGAGGTAGTTAGAGGCCTGAAAGGAACCAACTCGGCTCTGGAAGAGAAGCTGGAGGAACTGTTCAGACAGAGAGGAGTCCAGCTCTAA